AGACAAAAAGATACGGCATTACAAGCCCAAGCAGAAAAAGTATTTGCTAAAGAATTCGATCGTTTCCTTTCGTCTGTTGGAATTGATCGCGAAGCCACTTGCTTGGTGGTAGGTTTAGGGAATTGGAATGTTACACCAGACGCTCTAGGACCACTGGTGACGGAAAATCTTCTTATCACCAAGCATTTATTTGAACTACAACCGGAAAACGTCCAAGATGGATTCAGAGCTGTAAGTGCTATTTCACCTGGTGTGATGGGCCTTACAGGAATTGAAACAAGTGACATCATTTTTGGAGTTGTAGAAAAAGTAAAGCCTGATTTCATCATTGCCGTAGATGCTTTGGCGGCGAGGTCAATCGATCGGGTGAATACGACGATACAAATATCTGATACAGGTATTCATCCTGGTTCTGGTGTAGGCAATAAACGAAAAGAAATTTCTAAAGAGGTATTAGGCATACCTGTCATTGCCATTGGCGTCCCGACGGTAGTAGATGCTGTTTCAATTACGAGTGATACGATAGATTATCTCTTAAAGCACTTTGGAAGAGAAACAACAGAGGGGCAATCTCCAAAGCGGGCGTTAGCCCCAGCTGGTATGACGTTCGGTGAGAAAAAGAAGCTGACCGAAGAGGATATGCCAAGTGATAAAGAACGAAATATGTATTTAGGAATCGTCGGGGGACTTGAAGAAGATGAAAAACGCCAACTAATTCACGAAGTTCTGTCACCACTCGGCCACAATTTAATGGTGACGCCTAAAGAAGTGGATGAGTTTATTGAAGATATGGCTAATCTTTTAGCCCAAGGAATTAATACGGCTTTGCATTCTGATGTGACTGATGAAAATTCAGGATCCTATACACATTAGAACAGTTCTAAACCCTCTTTTTCAGCATAAGAATAACCTATGGACAAGCTGAAAGAGAGGGTGAATTTTATGAAAAAACATACATATATAAAAAGACCTCGCCCGATTTACCGCCCTAGGACAAGCATAAGGAAACTAATGTTAATGGCTTTCACCGGTACATTGATCGTATTTTTTATTGCAGCAACCTTAACATCGTTTGGTTCTGGCCGCCATTTAACATCAGCGTCTGTTAATAACATAAGCAATAATTTATCAGTTGAAACGCTTGTCTACGTTTTAGGGAACGAAAACCGCTATTTTAAGCAGTCATTACCAGAAGGACACGACTCACTTTCTGTAACCCCACTTATGTTGCAATTAACGACAAACATTAATACTGAAGATCCAAGAAGTTTACTAGGAAGAGAGTTGCCAGGTTTCTCTTTATTTGATGGTCGAATTCTAACAGCTGGTGAAGGTGTTGATTATACATCTATGCCAATTGAATCTGCCCCTCCTATGGAAGTGTTACTGGCAGAGAGAGAGGCGTCTACAGAACGCTTAGAAGAAATAGCCGATTTAAAACAATCTATAGCTGAAACGGATAACTTAGATGACTTACCGGTCACCGTTCATATCATCCATACCCATAACAGAGAATCTTATTTACCAGAACTACAAAATACATCGGATCCTTTTCATGAGAGTGTCAATATTACACTAGCGGGTGAACGGCTTGGAATTGAATTAGCTAAGTATGGTATCAGAGCAGATGTGGATACGACGGATATTGGGGCAGAGCTAAATGAGCGCAGTTGGAGATTCAGTCAATCTTACGAAATATCTAGAGAAATTATGGAAGAAGCAAAGCAGGAAAATGAGGAGATTCAATTTTATTTTGATCTTCATCGAGATTCTCAACCAAGGGAAAATACCACTGTGGAACTAAATGGAGAAACGTATGCCC
The genomic region above belongs to Bacillus sp. A301a_S52 and contains:
- a CDS encoding GPR endopeptidase; this translates as MNNGGDRMDKIDLSNYQVRTDLAVEAHSLAREREGTDQSESQGSVENGVNLDERDHDGIAITHVTIDGKAAERLGKKAGHYLTLQIDGIRQKDTALQAQAEKVFAKEFDRFLSSVGIDREATCLVVGLGNWNVTPDALGPLVTENLLITKHLFELQPENVQDGFRAVSAISPGVMGLTGIETSDIIFGVVEKVKPDFIIAVDALAARSIDRVNTTIQISDTGIHPGSGVGNKRKEISKEVLGIPVIAIGVPTVVDAVSITSDTIDYLLKHFGRETTEGQSPKRALAPAGMTFGEKKKLTEEDMPSDKERNMYLGIVGGLEEDEKRQLIHEVLSPLGHNLMVTPKEVDEFIEDMANLLAQGINTALHSDVTDENSGSYTH
- a CDS encoding stage II sporulation protein P: MKKHTYIKRPRPIYRPRTSIRKLMLMAFTGTLIVFFIAATLTSFGSGRHLTSASVNNISNNLSVETLVYVLGNENRYFKQSLPEGHDSLSVTPLMLQLTTNINTEDPRSLLGRELPGFSLFDGRILTAGEGVDYTSMPIESAPPMEVLLAEREASTERLEEIADLKQSIAETDNLDDLPVTVHIIHTHNRESYLPELQNTSDPFHESVNITLAGERLGIELAKYGIRADVDTTDIGAELNERSWRFSQSYEISREIMEEAKQENEEIQFYFDLHRDSQPRENTTVELNGETYAQALFVIGENNPDYEKNKALANKLHERLQEDYYGLSRGIFAPPVSEGSRNGVYNQDLSENALLVEFGGIENSLEEVYRTVEAFAEVFSEFYWDQQDME